The following coding sequences are from one Lycium ferocissimum isolate CSIRO_LF1 chromosome 3, AGI_CSIRO_Lferr_CH_V1, whole genome shotgun sequence window:
- the LOC132049208 gene encoding magnesium-protoporphyrin IX monomethyl ester [oxidative] cyclase, chloroplastic, with amino-acid sequence MAAEMALVKPIAKFNTINTTTSRLSNRKLPFTVRMSATTTPPTSKPTKKAQKQGIKESLLTPRFYTTDFDEMETLFNTEINKNLNEAEFEALLQEFKTDYNQTHFVRNKEFKEAADKIQGPLRQIFVEFLERSCTAEFSGFLLYKELGRRLKKTNPVVAEIFSLMSRDEARHAGFLNKGLSDFNLALDLGFLTKARKYTFFKPKFIFYATYLSEKIGYWRYITIYRHLKTNPEFICYPIFKYFENWCQDENRHGDFFSALMKAQPQFLNDWKAKLWSRFFCLSVYVTMYLNDCQRTDFYEGIGLDTKEFDMHVIIETNRTTARIFPAVLDVENPEFKRKLDRMVEINTKLIAVSESEDIPLVKNFKKVPLIAALASELLAAYLMEPIESGSVDFAEFEPQLTY; translated from the exons ATGGCAGCAGAAATGGCTTTAGTAAAACCCATAGCCAAATTCAACACCATTAACACCACCACTTCACGGCTGAGCAACCGTAAACTGCCATTCACTGTTAGAATGTCAGCCACAACAACCCCACCAACTTCAAAACCAACCAAGAAAGCTCAAAAACAAGGAATCAAAGAATCCCTTTTGACACCAAGGTTTTACACTACTGATTTTGATGAAATGGAGACCCTTTTCAACACTGAGATCAACAAGAACTTGAATGAAGCTGAGTTTGAAGCCCTCTTGCAGGAATTCAAGACTGATTATAATCAGACTCACTTTGTTAGGAACAAGGAGTTTAAAGAAGCTGCTGATAAAATTCAGGGACCTCTGAGGCAAATCTTTGTTGAATTCTTGGAGAGGTCTTGCACTGCTGAGTTCTCTGGTTTTCTTCTCTACAAGGAACTTGGAAGGAGACTCAAG AAAACTAATCCTGTCGTTGCAGAGATTTTCTCCCTCATGTCCAGGGACGAAGCTCGCCATGCTGG GTTTTTGAACAAGGGTTTATCTGATTTCAATTTGGCGTTGGACTTGGGTTTTTTGACAAAAGCGAGAAAATACACTTTCTTCAAGCCAAAGTTCATCTTCTATGCAACTTACTTGTCTGAGAAAATTGGATACTGGAGGTACATTACCATATACAGGCATCTCAAGACTAATCCTGAGTTCATATGTTATCCCATTTTCAAATACTTCGAGAACTGGTGCCAAGATGAGAACCGCCATGGTGATTTCTTCTCTGCTTTGATGAAAGCACAGCCTCAGTTTCTCAATGACTGGAAGGCAAAGTTGTGGTCACGCTTCTTCTGCCTCTCG GTTTATGTCACTATGTACTTGAATGACTGTCAAAGAACAGATTTTTATGAAGGCATTGGGCTTGACACCAAAGAATTTGACATGCATGTCATCATTGAG ACAAACCGCACAACAGCAAGGATTTTCCCAGCTGTCCTCGACGTTGAGAACCCAGAATTCAAAAGGAAGTTGGACAGAATGGTGGAGATTAACACAAAACTAATTGCTGTTAGTGAGAGTGAAGACATTCCACTAGTGAAGAATTTCAAAAAGGTCCCTCTGATTGCAGCTTTGGCTTCTGAATTATTGGCTGCGTATCTCATGGAACCTATTGAGTCAGGTTCAGTTGATTTTGCAGAGTTTGAACCACAACTTACCTACTAA